The window CATCACCGGCGCCGACGCGCTTGCCTCGATCCTGTCCTGGCAGAACTGGGAGGAACTGTTCGCCCTGGCCCGCTTCATCGGGGTCAGCCGGCCGGGCTACGAGCTCAACGGGCAGCACATCGTCGCGGCTTTCGACCAGCTGCCCGAGGAGGCACTCAACCTGGTCGAGGTTCCCGCGCTGGCCATCTCGTCCACCGACTGCCGCGCTCGCGCCGGCAACAACCGCCCCATCTGGTATCTGGTTCCCGACGGGGTGGTGCAATACGTCGCCAAGCGCGGCCTCTACCGCGACCTCGGTCCGGTGGATCCGATGGCCGCCGCACCCCTCGAGGAGGGACCCCAGTGACCGCGTCCGCCGAAGCGATCCGGATGGCGGAAGTCGCCGCCCGTGCCGCGGCCTCCAAACTCGCCCAGGACGTCGTCGTCATCGACGTCTCGGGTCAGCTGGTGATCACCGACCTGTTCGTGATCGCCTCGGCGTCCAACGAACGGCAGGTCAACGCGATCGTCGACGAGGTCGAGGAGAAGATGCGCCTGGCCGGGTACAAGCCGGCTCGCCGGGAGGGCACCCGGGAGGGGCGTTGGGTGCTGCTGGACTACGTCGACATCGTCGTGCACATCCAGCATCAGGACGAGCGCCATTTCTACGCGCTCGACCGGCTGTGGCGGGACTGCCCGCTGGTCGAGGTGAACCTCGACGACGTGGCCCTCGATACCGGAGCCGCCGGGCCGGCGACATCAGATGAGGAGGCGCCGTGAGGGTGCGCCGCCTGGTGATGCTGCGCCACGGTCAGACGGAGTACAACGCGGGCAGCCGGATGCAGGGCCAGCTCGACACCGAGCTGACCGACCTGGGCCGGGCTCAGGCGGTGGCCGCCGCTGAGGTGCTGGCCAAGCGGCAACCGCTGCTGATCGTCTCCTCGGACCTGCGCCGCGCCTGCGACACCGCCCTTGCGCTGGGGGAGCGCGCCGGTTTGCCCGTGCACGTGGACACCCGGCTGCGGGAGACTCATCTGGGTGACTGGCAGGGCCTGACCCACCACCAGGTCGACACCAACGCTCCGGGTGCGCGCGTTGCCTGGCGCGACGACGCCACGTGGGCGCCGCACGGCGGGGAGAGCCGCATCGACGTCGCCGACCGTAGCGTGCCGCTGGTCGCCGAACTGGTTGCCGCAGAACATGAGTGGGGGCTCGAGGAGCCCGAACGGCCGGTGGTGCTGGTCGCCCACGGCGGGTTGATCGCCGCGCTGTGCGCCGCACTGCTCGACCTTCCCGTCGACAGTTGGCCGGTGCTGGGCGGCATGGGCAACGCCAGCTGGGCGCAGTTGTCCGGGCATGGTGCCGACGACGCGGATTTCACCGGTCTGCGCTGGCGGCTGGATGTGTGGAACGCCTCCGCCCAGGTGGCCAACGATGTCCTCTGAGCCCGATCCACCCCCGGGTGGCTCCGCTCCTGCCCGCCGGGGTCGAACCCTACTGGTCTTCGCCGACTCGCTGTCCTATTACGGGCCGGAGGGCGGACTGCCCGCCGACGATCCACGGATCTGGCCCAATATCGTTGCCGCTGAACTGGGTTGGGATCTCGAACTCATCGGGCGTATCGGGTGGACGTCGCGTGACGTGTGGTGGGCGGCCACGCAGGACCCGCGGGCGTGGGCGGCTCTGCCGCGGGCGGGGGCGGTGATCTTCGCGACCGGCGGCATGGACTCGCTGCCGTCGCCGTTGCCCACCGCGCTGCGCGAACTGATCCGCTACGTGCGCCCGCCGTGGTTGCGCCGGTGGGTGCGTGACGGATACGGCTGGGTGCAGCCGCGATTCTCGCCGATCGCGCGTTCGGCGCTGCCTCCGCGGTTGACCGTCGAGTATCTGGAGATGACGCGCGGCGCAATCGATTTCAACCGCCCGGGCATCCCGATCGTGGCCTCACTGCCGTCGGTACACATCGCCGACACCTACGGCAACGCCCACCACGGGCGGACGGGCACCGTCAGCGCGATCACCGACTGGGCCGCCGAACACGACATCCCGCTGGTCGACCTCAAAGAGGCTGTCGCCGAACATGTTCTGGTCGGTCGCGGCAACCCGGACGGAATCCACTGGAACTTCGAGGCACACGAGGCCGTCGCCGAACTGATGGCCAAGGCGCTCGCCGAGGCCGGCGTCCCGCACGACAAGCCGCGCGCCTGACCCATGGCGGTCGTCGTGGTGACCGACTCGTCGGCCCGGATTCCCGCCGGGGAGGTCGACGCGTGGGGGATTCGCGTTGTACCGCTGCACATTCTGGTCGACGGACACGATCTGCGTGACGGCGTCGACCCCGTCCCGTCCGATCTCTACCACCGCGGCCAGGTCACGACGGCGGGGGCGACTCCGGCCGAACTGACTGCCGCCTATCGCCAGGCGTTGCAGGACAGCGGGGGTGACGGCGTGGTCGCCGTCCACATCTCCGGCGCGCTGTCGAGCACGCTGGGCGCCGCGGAGTATGCGGCCGCGGAGTTTGGCGCAGCGGTGCGGGTGGTCGACTCGAAGTCGGCGGCGATGGGCACCGGTTTCGTCGCGCTTGCCGCCGCCCGTGTCGCCCGCTCCGGTGCGGAGCTGAATGTCGTTGCCGCCGAAGCGGAATGCACGGTGGAGCGGGTGCACGGTTTCGTCGTCGTGCACCGTTTGGAGAATCTGCGCCGCAGTGGGCGCATCGGCACCGCGGCCTCATGGCTAGGTACCGCGCTGGCGCTCAAACCGCTGCTGCGCATCGACGAACAGGGCCGGCTGGTGCTGCTCGCCCGGGTGCGCACCGCATCCAAGGCGGTCGCCGCCATGGTGGAGCAGGTTCTGGAGGTGGTGGGGGAGCGGCGCGCCGCCCTGGCCGTGCACCACATCGCCAATCCCGACGCCGCGGCCGAGGTCGCGGCCACCTTGGCGGCCGCGCTGCCCGGGTGCGGACAGATCGTGGTCACCGATCTGGGGCCGGTGATCGGCGTGCATGTGGGCCCCGGGGCGGTAGGCGTGGTCGTCGCGGTCGACGGCCCGCAGGCCTGAGCGTCAGGCCGTGGCTTGGGCGGGGTGACGTGGCTGCCCATGATCCAGTTGAACCCGACGCTGACCACGTTGCGGTCACCGACCCAGCCGCGGTGGTAGCCGTTGGCCTGACGGCGACGAGTTCTGCACAGTTCGGCTTTCATCCACAGGAATCCCGTGGCCGGCGCTCAGGCGGTCGGATCGGGTCGGGTGGCGCTCCTACCGTCAGGTCATGCGAACCGATCACCCGCTGGCCCGCCTGGTCACCCCCGGCGGGGCCGACCCGGACGATGACGCCGACTCCGACGACGAGGCCCTGACCCCGAGCTGGATCCCCGACAGCCGCCCGCAGTGGCGTGAGCGGCTGCTGGCGGCGATCAGGGCCGACCCGGGCCGGGCCGGCGGTGTCGCGCTGGCGGTGATCGCCGCAGTCGCCGTGCTCGTCACGGTGGTCAGCCTGATGCGAGACGATCCCGCCCCGGTCATGTCGGCCAAGCTGCCGCCGGTGGAGATGGTGTCCTCGGCGACATCGCGCCCCAGTGCCATGCCCGATCAGCCGGTCGTCGTCAGCGTGGTCGGTCTGGTCGACAAGCCGGGCCTGGTGACCCTGGCGCCGGGTGCCCGGATCGCCGACGCGGTGTCGGCGGCCGGCGGAGCGCTCGACGGCGCCGACATGCTGGGACTCAACCTCGCCCGTCATCTCGCCGACGGCGAGCAGGTGGTCGTGGGAATCTCCACGCCGGCCGGCCAGCCCAGCGCGCTGGGCAGCTCGGTCAGGGGAGGCGCACCCGGGGCCCCCGCCGCGGCGGCGACCCAGACAAGCGGCACGCCGTCCGCACCGCTTGACCTGAACACCGCGAGCGCCGAACAGCTCGACGCCCTGCCGGGCGTCGGCCCGGTCACTGCGGCCGCGATTGTGGCGTGGCGCGATGCCAACGGGAAGTTCACCAGCGTCGACCAGCTCGGCGAGGTCGACGGCATCGGGACCGCGCGGTTGGAGAAACTGCTAGCGCTGGTGCGGGTCTGAGTGATGCACCCCGAGGCTGCGGCCCGGCTCGATCTCCGATTGGTGCCGGCGGCGGTGACGGCCTGGACGGTGACCGCCGCAGGGATCGCGTGGTCCATCGGCGCGCTGCTCGCCGCGGCGTGTGGGATCGCCGCGGTCGGCTGGGCGGCGCTGGTGTGGTGGCGCGGTGAGCTGAACCCGGCGATCCGCGCGGCCGCCGTCGCGGTGATCGGTACGGCGGTCATCGGGGCGGGGTTCGGGGTGGCGGTCGCGCTGCGCGGTGCCGCCGTGCGCGAGCACCCCATCGCACACCGGTTCGGCAGCGCGGCCTCGCTGACGGTCACGCCGACGGAGAGCCCGCGGTCGCTGGGAAACGGGCGAATGATGTTCCGCGCCAATCTCAACCGGGTCGGCGAGGACGGAATGTCAGGACGGGTCGTCGTCTTCGCGCCGGTGCTGGGCTTCGCCGAGCTGACCGCCGGGCAGCCGGCACGGTTTCGGGCCCGCATCGCCCGCCCCACGCGCCGGGACCTGACCGTCGCGGTCATCACCGCGACGGGCGAACCGGCACTCGGCGAGGCGTCGGCGGTGCAGCGCGCGGCCCAGAGTGTGCGGTCCCGATTCACCGCCACGGCTCTGGACGTCCTGCCCGCCGATCAGGCCGCGATGCTGCCCGGGCTCGTACTGGGCGACACGTCGTCGGTCCCGCCGGCCACCACCGCGCAGTTCCGCACCGCCGGTCTGACCCATCTCACCGCGGTCTCCGGGGCCAACGTCACGATCGTGTGCGGGGCGGTGCTGTTGTCGGCGCGGCTGATCGGTCCGCGCCCGGCAGTGGCCCTGGCCGCGGTGGCGCTGCTGGTGTTCGTCATCGTGGTGCAGCCGACCGCCAGCGTGCTGCGCGCGGCGGTGATGGGTGCCCTCGCGCTGCTCGCGGTGCTGTCCGGGCGGCGCCGTCAAGCGATCCCGATCCTGTCGGCGGCGGTGCTGGCCCTGCTCGTGGCGGCCCCGCAGCTGGCGGTCGACGCCGGATTTGCGTTATCGGTGTTCGCCACGGCCGCTCTGGTGGTCCTCGCCCCGATCTGGTCGGCGCGGCTGGTGGCCCGCGGCTGCCCCAAACCGCTTGCCGACGCGATATGCGTCGCGCTGGCCGCCCAGCTGGTGACCGCGCCGTTGGTGGCGGCCATCTCGGGTCGGCTGAGCCTGGTCGCGATACTGGCGAATCTGGCTGCAGCCGTTGTCATCCCACCGATAACGGTGCTCGGGACGGCTGCTGCGGCGCTGTGCCCGCTGTGGCCGGCCGGCGCCGGATTGCTGATCCGGTTCACCGGGCCGGAGCTGTGGTGGCTGCTGCACGTCGCGCGCTGGGCCGGCGCGGTTCCCGGCGCTGCGGTCACGGTGCCGTCGGGGCTCGCCGGGGTGGCGACGGTCGGCGGCACGAGTGTCCTTGCCGTGGCGGTCGTGGTCGGTGTCGGTGTGTGTCGGCGCGGCGTGAAACGATCGGGGCGTGAGCGCGACGGTGGCCGGTCTGCATCTGATCCTCGGTGACGAGGAGTTGTTGGTCGATCGAGCGATCGGCCGGGTGCTGCGGGCTGCGCGCGCGGCGGCGGGCACCGACGACGTGCCGGTCAACCGGCTGCGGGCCAGCGAGGTGTCCACCAATGAACTCGCCGAGCTGCTCAGCCCGTCGCTGTTCGCCGACGAGCGGGTGGTGGTCCTGGAGTCGGCCGCTGAAGTTGGGAAGGACGCGGTCGAACTCATCTCCTCGGCCGCCGCTGACCTCCCACCCGGCACGGTGCTGGCCGTCGTGCACTCCGGCGGGGGGCGGGCGAAAGCGCTGGCCGATCGACTCAAGAAGCTCGGCGCCGAGGTCCATCCTTGCGCAAAGATCACCAGGGCCGCCGAGCGGGCGGACTTCGTGCGCGCGGAGTTCCGTGGACTGAAGGTCAAGGTCGACGACGACACGCTCAACGCCCTGCTCGACGCGGTCGGCTCCGATATCCGCGAACTGGCCTCGGCGTGCTCACAGCTGGTCGCCGACACCGGTGGCCGCGTCGACGCGGTCGCGGTCCGGCGCTATCACAGCGGCAAGGCCGAGGTGTCCGGCTTCGACATTGCCGACAAAGCCGTGGTGGGCGACGTCGCCGGGTCGACGGAGGCGCTGCGCTGGGCGATGATGCGCGGGGTGCCCCACGTGGTGCTGGCCGACGCGCTGGCCGAGGCGATCCACAGCATCGCCCGGGTGGGTCCGCTCTCCGGTGACCCCTACCGGTTGGCATCAGAACTGGGAATGCCGCCGTGGCGTATTCAGAAGGCTCAGAAGCAGTCGCGGCGCTGGTCGCGCGACCGGGTCGCCACGGCGATCAGGCTGGTGGCGACGTTGAACGCCGACGTCAAGGGCACAGCAGCCGACGCCAACTACGCGCTGGAAGATGCGGTGCGCAAGGTTGCGCAACTGGCCGCCGGAAGCGGCCGGGACTGATCAGAGCTGGTTGAAGGCCTGCGCGAGAGCAGACTTCTTGTTGGCAGCCTGGTTCTTGTGAATGACACCCTTGCTGGCGGCCTTGTCCAGCTTGCGGCTGGTCGCGGTCAGCAGGTCGCCGGCCTTGGCCTTGTCGCCCTCGGCGGCAGCCTCACGGAACGCGCGGATCGCAGTATGGAGCGAGCTCTTCACCGACTTGTTGCGCAGTCTGCGGCGCTCGTTGGTGAGAATCCGCTTCTGCTGCGACTTGATGTTGGCCACGCGTATATGTCCTCTTCGTTTTCAAGCTCGGGGTATCTGTCATGCCGGGGCCGTCAAGCCCTCGGGCAGTGAACGTTCAGGGTACCAGCGGGGTGCGCAATCGCCCAAAATGGACCTCAGTAACCTGCCGAAACGGCGATCTTGGTGCAGCATGTGACAGGTGAGCCTCCGCACCCTGCCCTCCGAAGCCAGCCGGTCCCCGCGCAACGGCTCGCGACAGCCCCGTAAACACGACCACATCTTCGGTGGCTACAACGAGCTGGGCTCCTACGCGAAGGCCTTCGACGAGATGTTCGACGCCCAGGGCGACGTCCGCGGGCCGTACAAGGGCATCTTCGCCGAGCTCGCACCCTCGGACGCCGAAGACCTCGGGGCACGCGCCGAGGCACTGGGCAGAGCCTTCATCGACCAGGGCATCACCTTCTCGCTGTCGGGCCAGGAGCGGCCCTTCCCGCTCGACCTGGTGCCGCGCGTCATCTCCGCCGCCGAATGGTCCCGGCTCGAGCGGGGCATCACCCAGCGGGTCAAAGCCCTCGAGCTCTACCTCGACGACATCTATGGCGACCAGGAGATCCTGCGTGACGGGGTCATCCCGCGCCGGCTGGTCACGTCCTGCGAGCACTTCCACCGGCAGGCGGCCGGGATCAACCCGCCCAACGGGGTGCGCATCCACGTCGCCGGCATCGACCTGATCCGCGACGCACAGGGCACCTTCCGCGTGCTCGAGGACAACCTGCGCTCACCCTCGGGGGTCTCCTACGTCATGGAGAACCGCCGCACGATGGCCCGGGTCTTCCCGAACCTGTTCGCCACCCACCGGGTGCGCGCCGTCGGCGACTACGCCTCGCATCTGCTGCAGGCGCTGCGCAACGCGGCGGCCACCAACGAGGCCGACCCGACCGTCGTCGTCCTGACCCCGGGCCCGTTCAACTCCGCCTACTTCGAGCATTCCCTGCTGGCCCGGCAGATGGGTGTCGAGCTCGTCGAGGGCCGCGACATGTTCTGCCGCGACAATACCGTCTACATGCGCACCACCGAGGGCGAACGCCAGGTCGACGTCATCTACCGCCGCATCGACGACGACTTCCTCGACCCCATGCAGTTCCGGCCCGACTCGGTGCTCGGCGTCGCCGGTCTGCTCAACGCCGCCCGCGCCGGCAACGTGGTGATCTCCAGCGCGGTCGGCAACGGCGTCGGTGACGACAAATTGGTCTACACGTACGTGCCGACGATCATCGAGTACTACCTCGGCGAGAAGCCGCTGCTGGCCAATGTCGACACCTACCGGTGCTGGCTGGACGAGGAGCGCGAAGAGGTACTCGACCGCATCGACGAACTGGTGATCAAACCGGTCGAGGGCTCCGGTGGCTACGGCATCGTGTTCGGGCCGGATGCCTCGGCGAAGGAGCTGGCGACGGTCCGCAAGAAGATCCTCGCCGACCCCCGCGGCTGGATCGCCCAGCCGGTGGTCCAGCTCTCGACGGTGCCGACCAAGGTCGGCGACAATCTCGCGCCGCGCCACGTCGACCTGCGTCCGTTCGCGGTCAACGACGGCGAGGACGTCTGGGTGCTGCCGGGCGGGCTGACCCGCGTCGCGCTCACCGAGGGGTCGCTGGTGGTCAACTCCAGTCAGGGCGGCGGTTCGAAGGACACCTGGGTGCTGGCGTCGCGCACGTCGGTGGCCGCCCGTGAGCTGGGCGCCGCCGAGATCGTCCGCAAGCTGCCCACGCCGGCCAAAGTGTCCGCGACCGAGAAGGCCTCCGAGCAGTCCGGCCAGCAGCAGCAGAGCCAGCAGCAGCAGGCGGTGATGCGCTGATGCTGGCCCGCAACGCCGAGGCGCTCTACTGGATCGGCCGATATGTCGAGCGCGCCGACGACACCGCCCGCATCCTCGATGTCACGGTCCACCAACTGCTCGAGGACTCCAGCGTGGACCCCGACCAGACGTCGCGGGTGCTGCTGCAGGTGCTCGGCATCGAACCGCCCGAGCATCAGCTCGACCTGTGGTCACTGACCGACCTGGTGGCGTTCAGCCGCGGGCTGGAGGGTGGTTGCTCCATCGTCGACGCGATCTCCGGCGCACGCGAAAACGCCCGCTCGGCAAGGGAAGTCACGTCAAGCGACATGTGGGAGTGTCTTAACACGACCTACAACGCGCTCGGCGAACGCGAGCGCGCCTCCCGCCGGCTGGGCCCGCACGAGTTCTTTTCGTTCATCGAAGGCCGCGCGGCGATGTTCGCCGGCCTGGCCGACTCGACGCTGTCCCGCGACGACGGCTACCGGTTCCTAGTGCTGGGCCGCGCCATCGAACGGGTGGACATGACGGTGCGGCTGCTGCTGTCCCGCGTCGGTGACAGTGCGTCCTCCCCGGCGTGGGTGACGGTGCTGCGCTCGGCCGGTGCCCACGACACCTATCTGCGCACCTACCGCGGCGTGCTCGACGCCAACCGCGTCGTCGAGTTCATGTTGCTGGACCGGCTTTTCCCGCGGTCGATCTTCTACTCGCTCAAGCTCGCCGAACACAGCCTCGACGAGCTGATGCACCGCCAGCACAACCGTGTCGGCGCCACCGCCGAGGCGCAGCGGCTCCTCGGCCGCGCCCGCAGCGAGCTGGAGTTCATCCGTCCCGGGGTGCTGCTCGAATCGTTCGAGCAGCGGCTGGCCGGTCTGCAGGCCACCTGCCGGGACGTCGGAGAAGCGGTGGCGCTGCAGTACTTTCACTCCGCCCCGTGGGTGGCGTGGTCGGACGCCGGGCACAACGGCGCCCTTGTTGTCGAGGAGGGCGAGGTCTGATGTGGCGGATGCGCGTGGTGCACGCGACGGGCTACGCCTACAAGTCGCCGGTCACCGCCTCCTACAACGAAGCCCGGCTCACCCCTCGGTCGGACTCCCGGCAGAACGTCATCCTCAACCGGGTCGAGACCGTACCGGCCACCCGCAACTATCGCTATGTCGACTACTGGGGAACTGCCGTAACGGCTTTCGACCTGCACGCGCCGCACGCCGAGCTCGAGGTGACCTCCTCGTCGGTGGTCGAGACCGACCGGTCCGAATCTCCGTCAACGACGGTGTCCTGGGCGGAACTGGCCTCCGAAGCGGTGCGTGACCGCTTCGACGAGGTGCTCACCCCGACGCACTACACCCCGGCCAGTCGCCGGCTCGAGCGGGTCGGCACGCGGATCGCCAGGGAGAACGACCCGCGTGACGCCGTCTTCGCGGCGGCCCGCTGGGCGCACCGCGAACTGAACTACGTCCCCGGTACCACGGGCGTGCACTCCTCGGGGCTCGACGCGCTGCGGGAAGGCAAGGGGGTATGTCAGGATTTCGCCCACCTGACGTTGATCATGTTGCGCGGCATGGGGATTCCGGCCCGCTACGTGTCGGGCTATCTGCACCCCAACCGCGATGCCGTCGTCGGAGACACCGTCGACGGGCAGAGCCACGCCTGGATCCAGGCGTGGACGGGCAGCTGGTGGCACTACGACCCGACCAACGACTCCGAGATCAACGAGCAGTACATCAGCGTCGGGGTCGGGCGTGACTACGCCGACGTCTCGCCGCTGAAGGGCATCTACTCCGGTGAGGGTTCCACCGACCTCGACGTGGTCGTGGAGATCACCCGCCTGGCCTGACCCGCCTAGCCGATCGTCACCCGCAGCAGGTCGTCACCGAGTTCGACCCGACCGCGAAACTCGTTGGCGGCCAATGCCCGCCACTGGTCCTCCTCTCCTGGCGCCAGTGGTGGCACGTAGTGGGTGAGTACCAGGGTGTTCACCCCGGCGCGCGCCGCAGTAGCCGCGGCCTGCTCAACCGAGGAGTGGTAGTCCAGGATGTCTTTAAGTCGCTGGCGGGGCACCAGTGCGACCAGGTCCTTGCGAATGACGGTGTGCACGAGGGCATCCGCACCGCGGGCCAGTTGGTCGAGCGTCGCGCAGGGGACCGTGTCGCCAGCCAGCACCACGGAGTTGCTCTCGTATTCCACGCGAAAGGCGATCGTCGGCTCGACCGGACGATG is drawn from Candidatus Mycolicibacterium alkanivorans and contains these coding sequences:
- the nadD gene encoding nicotinate-nucleotide adenylyltransferase, yielding MVSSARRRLGVMGGTFDPIHNGHLVAASEVADLFELDEVVFVPTGRPWQKSREVTPAEDRYLMTVIATASNPRFSVSRVDIDRGGPTYTDDTLRDLSALNPDADLYFITGADALASILSWQNWEELFALARFIGVSRPGYELNGQHIVAAFDQLPEEALNLVEVPALAISSTDCRARAGNNRPIWYLVPDGVVQYVAKRGLYRDLGPVDPMAAAPLEEGPQ
- the rsfS gene encoding ribosome silencing factor, with the translated sequence MTASAEAIRMAEVAARAAASKLAQDVVVIDVSGQLVITDLFVIASASNERQVNAIVDEVEEKMRLAGYKPARREGTREGRWVLLDYVDIVVHIQHQDERHFYALDRLWRDCPLVEVNLDDVALDTGAAGPATSDEEAP
- the gpgP gene encoding glucosyl-3-phosphoglycerate phosphatase encodes the protein MRVRRLVMLRHGQTEYNAGSRMQGQLDTELTDLGRAQAVAAAEVLAKRQPLLIVSSDLRRACDTALALGERAGLPVHVDTRLRETHLGDWQGLTHHQVDTNAPGARVAWRDDATWAPHGGESRIDVADRSVPLVAELVAAEHEWGLEEPERPVVLVAHGGLIAALCAALLDLPVDSWPVLGGMGNASWAQLSGHGADDADFTGLRWRLDVWNASAQVANDVL
- the octT gene encoding diglucosylglycerate octanoyltransferase, which codes for MSSEPDPPPGGSAPARRGRTLLVFADSLSYYGPEGGLPADDPRIWPNIVAAELGWDLELIGRIGWTSRDVWWAATQDPRAWAALPRAGAVIFATGGMDSLPSPLPTALRELIRYVRPPWLRRWVRDGYGWVQPRFSPIARSALPPRLTVEYLEMTRGAIDFNRPGIPIVASLPSVHIADTYGNAHHGRTGTVSAITDWAAEHDIPLVDLKEAVAEHVLVGRGNPDGIHWNFEAHEAVAELMAKALAEAGVPHDKPRA
- a CDS encoding DegV family protein, translated to MAVVVVTDSSARIPAGEVDAWGIRVVPLHILVDGHDLRDGVDPVPSDLYHRGQVTTAGATPAELTAAYRQALQDSGGDGVVAVHISGALSSTLGAAEYAAAEFGAAVRVVDSKSAAMGTGFVALAAARVARSGAELNVVAAEAECTVERVHGFVVVHRLENLRRSGRIGTAASWLGTALALKPLLRIDEQGRLVLLARVRTASKAVAAMVEQVLEVVGERRAALAVHHIANPDAAAEVAATLAAALPGCGQIVVTDLGPVIGVHVGPGAVGVVVAVDGPQA
- a CDS encoding ComEA family DNA-binding protein — its product is MRTDHPLARLVTPGGADPDDDADSDDEALTPSWIPDSRPQWRERLLAAIRADPGRAGGVALAVIAAVAVLVTVVSLMRDDPAPVMSAKLPPVEMVSSATSRPSAMPDQPVVVSVVGLVDKPGLVTLAPGARIADAVSAAGGALDGADMLGLNLARHLADGEQVVVGISTPAGQPSALGSSVRGGAPGAPAAAATQTSGTPSAPLDLNTASAEQLDALPGVGPVTAAAIVAWRDANGKFTSVDQLGEVDGIGTARLEKLLALVRV
- a CDS encoding ComEC/Rec2 family competence protein, translated to MHPEAAARLDLRLVPAAVTAWTVTAAGIAWSIGALLAAACGIAAVGWAALVWWRGELNPAIRAAAVAVIGTAVIGAGFGVAVALRGAAVREHPIAHRFGSAASLTVTPTESPRSLGNGRMMFRANLNRVGEDGMSGRVVVFAPVLGFAELTAGQPARFRARIARPTRRDLTVAVITATGEPALGEASAVQRAAQSVRSRFTATALDVLPADQAAMLPGLVLGDTSSVPPATTAQFRTAGLTHLTAVSGANVTIVCGAVLLSARLIGPRPAVALAAVALLVFVIVVQPTASVLRAAVMGALALLAVLSGRRRQAIPILSAAVLALLVAAPQLAVDAGFALSVFATAALVVLAPIWSARLVARGCPKPLADAICVALAAQLVTAPLVAAISGRLSLVAILANLAAAVVIPPITVLGTAAAALCPLWPAGAGLLIRFTGPELWWLLHVARWAGAVPGAAVTVPSGLAGVATVGGTSVLAVAVVVGVGVCRRGVKRSGRERDGGRSASDPR
- the holA gene encoding DNA polymerase III subunit delta, which encodes MSATVAGLHLILGDEELLVDRAIGRVLRAARAAAGTDDVPVNRLRASEVSTNELAELLSPSLFADERVVVLESAAEVGKDAVELISSAAADLPPGTVLAVVHSGGGRAKALADRLKKLGAEVHPCAKITRAAERADFVRAEFRGLKVKVDDDTLNALLDAVGSDIRELASACSQLVADTGGRVDAVAVRRYHSGKAEVSGFDIADKAVVGDVAGSTEALRWAMMRGVPHVVLADALAEAIHSIARVGPLSGDPYRLASELGMPPWRIQKAQKQSRRWSRDRVATAIRLVATLNADVKGTAADANYALEDAVRKVAQLAAGSGRD
- the rpsT gene encoding 30S ribosomal protein S20, which translates into the protein MANIKSQQKRILTNERRRLRNKSVKSSLHTAIRAFREAAAEGDKAKAGDLLTATSRKLDKAASKGVIHKNQAANKKSALAQAFNQL
- a CDS encoding circularly permuted type 2 ATP-grasp protein, which produces MSLRTLPSEASRSPRNGSRQPRKHDHIFGGYNELGSYAKAFDEMFDAQGDVRGPYKGIFAELAPSDAEDLGARAEALGRAFIDQGITFSLSGQERPFPLDLVPRVISAAEWSRLERGITQRVKALELYLDDIYGDQEILRDGVIPRRLVTSCEHFHRQAAGINPPNGVRIHVAGIDLIRDAQGTFRVLEDNLRSPSGVSYVMENRRTMARVFPNLFATHRVRAVGDYASHLLQALRNAAATNEADPTVVVLTPGPFNSAYFEHSLLARQMGVELVEGRDMFCRDNTVYMRTTEGERQVDVIYRRIDDDFLDPMQFRPDSVLGVAGLLNAARAGNVVISSAVGNGVGDDKLVYTYVPTIIEYYLGEKPLLANVDTYRCWLDEEREEVLDRIDELVIKPVEGSGGYGIVFGPDASAKELATVRKKILADPRGWIAQPVVQLSTVPTKVGDNLAPRHVDLRPFAVNDGEDVWVLPGGLTRVALTEGSLVVNSSQGGGSKDTWVLASRTSVAARELGAAEIVRKLPTPAKVSATEKASEQSGQQQQSQQQQAVMR
- a CDS encoding alpha-E domain-containing protein, whose amino-acid sequence is MLARNAEALYWIGRYVERADDTARILDVTVHQLLEDSSVDPDQTSRVLLQVLGIEPPEHQLDLWSLTDLVAFSRGLEGGCSIVDAISGARENARSAREVTSSDMWECLNTTYNALGERERASRRLGPHEFFSFIEGRAAMFAGLADSTLSRDDGYRFLVLGRAIERVDMTVRLLLSRVGDSASSPAWVTVLRSAGAHDTYLRTYRGVLDANRVVEFMLLDRLFPRSIFYSLKLAEHSLDELMHRQHNRVGATAEAQRLLGRARSELEFIRPGVLLESFEQRLAGLQATCRDVGEAVALQYFHSAPWVAWSDAGHNGALVVEEGEV
- a CDS encoding transglutaminase family protein, with product MWRMRVVHATGYAYKSPVTASYNEARLTPRSDSRQNVILNRVETVPATRNYRYVDYWGTAVTAFDLHAPHAELEVTSSSVVETDRSESPSTTVSWAELASEAVRDRFDEVLTPTHYTPASRRLERVGTRIARENDPRDAVFAAARWAHRELNYVPGTTGVHSSGLDALREGKGVCQDFAHLTLIMLRGMGIPARYVSGYLHPNRDAVVGDTVDGQSHAWIQAWTGSWWHYDPTNDSEINEQYISVGVGRDYADVSPLKGIYSGEGSTDLDVVVEITRLA